The Amycolatopsis sp. QT-25 genomic sequence AACTCTCCGGGTTGTCCTGCGATTTCATGTACACGATCGACGGGCTGGACACCCAGGCGCTCTTGGGTCTGCCCGCGTTGCGCATGATGGACCGATTCTCGCAACTGGCGGTGATCGCGGCCAGGGAAGCGGTGGCCGACGCCGGTGTGGACGCGTCGGCCTGGGACGCCGGCCGGGTGGCCGTGGTCATCGGATCAGCGCACGGCGGTCTTCCGTTCTACGACGAGCAGAGCACGGTGCTCGCGGAGAAGGGCGCGCGTCGCGTGTCGCCGAAGCTCGCTCCGATGACCACACTGAACAGCGCCGCCAGCAGTGTCTGCCTGAACCTCGGTGTGCGGGGACCGAGTCTCGCGGTGGCGACAGCGTGCTCCTCCGGCACCGTGGCGATCGGGACAGCACTGCAACTGCTTCGCTCCGGTGCGTGCGACATCGCGATCGCCGGCGGTGCGGAGTCGGTGTGTTCCCGGCTGCTGATCGCCAGCGCCTGTCAGATGAGGGCGGTGTCGACCCGTCGAGACGACCCGGCCACCGCCTGCCGTCCATTCGACGCGGACCGCGACGGTTTCGTTGTCGGGGAGGGAGCCGGTCTTCTGGTTCTCGAACGAGAGGACCATGCCAGGGCCCGCGGCGCGCGTGTGCGAGCGGGGATCGCCGGGTACGGGGCATCGAGCGACGCGTACTCGGCGGTCGCGCCCTCCCCTGACGGCAAGGGCATCGAGGATGCGTTGCGGGTAGCCCTGGCGGACGCGGACATCGACCCGGGCGAGGTCGGCCACGTCAATGCCCACGGCACGTCGACGGTGATCAACGACCTGACCGAAGGCACCGTTCTGCACCGTGTGCTCGGCGACCGCCCGCTGGTGACCTCCACCAAGGCGATGACCGGCCACACCCTGGGGGCGGCGGGCGGCATCGAGACCGCTCTGACCGCGCTCGCCCTGCAACACCAGGTGGTGCCTCCCACGGTCAATCTGCGGACGCGTGACCTCCGCATCCCGATCGACGTGGTCGCCAAAGAAGCCCGTCCGGCGTCCTTCGACTGCGCGGTGAAGACGTCGATGGGCTTCGGCGGGCACAACGCCGCACTCGTGCTGACCCGAGCCTGCTGACGCGGCGCGCTGCTCCGAAGGGGAAGGATCATGCTTGAGGAAATCGTCCGCCGGCTGTCGGTCGACCACGTGCGGTTCGCTTACCGCCTGCTCCGG encodes the following:
- a CDS encoding beta-ketoacyl-[acyl-carrier-protein] synthase family protein — protein: MGRSSGRLTAAVTGLGLVTAAGVGTDATWRGVTAAEAAPAVRRRTELSGLSCDFMYTIDGLDTQALLGLPALRMMDRFSQLAVIAAREAVADAGVDASAWDAGRVAVVIGSAHGGLPFYDEQSTVLAEKGARRVSPKLAPMTTLNSAASSVCLNLGVRGPSLAVATACSSGTVAIGTALQLLRSGACDIAIAGGAESVCSRLLIASACQMRAVSTRRDDPATACRPFDADRDGFVVGEGAGLLVLEREDHARARGARVRAGIAGYGASSDAYSAVAPSPDGKGIEDALRVALADADIDPGEVGHVNAHGTSTVINDLTEGTVLHRVLGDRPLVTSTKAMTGHTLGAAGGIETALTALALQHQVVPPTVNLRTRDLRIPIDVVAKEARPASFDCAVKTSMGFGGHNAALVLTRAC